The following coding sequences lie in one Takifugu flavidus isolate HTHZ2018 chromosome 4, ASM371156v2, whole genome shotgun sequence genomic window:
- the acap3b gene encoding arf-GAP with coiled-coil, ANK repeat and PH domain-containing protein 3b isoform X1, whose protein sequence is MTVDFEECIKDSPRFRAGIDDVETDVVEIEAKLDKLVKLCSGMIEAGRAYVSANKLFVNGIKDLSQQCKKEETISECLEKCGESLQEIVNYHMILFDQAQRSIKQQLHTFIKEDIRKFKDTKKQFDRVREEMELAQVKNAQAPRNKVHEAEEATQALILSRKAFRHLALDYVLQINVLQAKKKFEILDAMLSFMRAQYTLFQQGYNILDEIDPYMKKLAAQLDQLVIDSAVEKREMEHKHALIQQRTLMQDFSYDDPKLEFNVDAPNGVVMEGYLFKRASNAFKTWNRRWFSIQNSQLVYQKKLKDSLTVVVEDLRLCSVKPCEDNERRFCFEVVSPTKSCMLQAESEKLRQAWIQAVQASIASAYKDITDNYYIERLDRTASPSTSSIDSASELRDRGERADRGARGGGESLLQRVQSLPGNELCCDCGQSAPCWASINLGILLCIECSGIHRSLGVHCSKVRSLTLDSWEPELLKLMCELGNTVINQIYEGACEELGAKKPGPSSSRQEKEAWIKSKYVEKRFLKKISGSEALVEGERKSRPWTVKKCHRHSSSVRAPHKARRKYHRYEPGTASPANLSAAAAAKFRRDSLFCPDELDSLFSYFDTGSGPRSPAGLSSDSGLGGSTDGSTDILVFGSVVDSVTEEEEESEESSSGEVEIEQEVPSDPEDPRELHPGALLHRASRLHNLPLMAEALAHGADIHAASEEEEGKTPLIQAVMGGSLIACEFLLQNGADVNQRDMRGRGPLHHATDLGHTGQVCLFLKRGASQTEVDEQGHDPLSIAVQAANADIVTLLRLARMNEEMREAEAPLGQPGDISRVDVFREFSLLASLQPEKLRRRSVQFSQCRSPSLTNASSEGSSAPLEFE, encoded by the exons GGCTGGCATCGACGATGTGGAGACAGATGTGGTGGAGATTGAAGCAAAACTCGACAAG CTGGTGAAGCTCTGCAGTGGGATGATAGAAGCCGGCCGGGCCTACGTCAGCGCCAACAAGCTCTTCGTCAACGGCATCAAGGATCTGTCGCAGCAGTGCAAGAAAGAGGAGACGATATCG gaatgCCTCGAGAAGTGCGGAGAGAGCCTCCAGGAAATCGTCAACTACCACATG ATTTTGTTTGACCAGGCTCAGAGGTCTATCAAGCAGCAGCTTCATACTTTCATTAAAGA GGATATTCGCAAATTCAAGGACACTAAGAAGCAGTTTGACCGCGTGCGTGAAGAAATGGAGCTGGCTCAGGTGAAGAATGCCCAGGCACCGAGAAACAAGGTGCACGAGGCAGAAGAGGCCACGCAGGCCCTGATCCTGAGCCGCAAAGCCTTCAGACACCTGGCGCTGGACTATGTtctacag ATCAATGTTCTTCAGGCGAAGAAGAAGTTTGAGATCCTGGATGCG ATGCTGTCCTTCATGCGCGCCCAGTACACGCTGTTCCAGCAAGGATACAACATCCTGGATGAGATCGACCCCTACATGAAAAAACTGGCTGCGCAG CTGGACCAGCTGGTCATCGACTCGGCCgtggagaagagagagatggagcacAAGCACGCCCTGATTCAGCAACGG ACTCTGATGCAG GATTTTTCTTATGACGATCCCAAGTTGGAATTCAATGTAGATGCACCCAACGGCGTGGTGATGGAGGGGTACCTCTTCAAGAGGGCGAGCAACGCTTTCAAGACCTGGAACAG GCGATGGTTTTCAATACAGAACAGCCAGCTGGTCTACCAAAAGAAGCTCAAG GATTCCCTGACCGTGGTGGTGGAGGATCTGAGGTTGTGTTCTGTCAAACCCTGTGAGGACAACGAGAGGAGGTTCTGTTTCGAGGTGGTTTCCCCCACAAA gagcTGCATGCTGCAGGCCGAGTCTGAGAAGCTGCGACAGGCGTGGATACAGGCGGTCCAGGCCAGCATCGCCTCTGCTTACAAAGACATCACTGACAACTATTACATCGAG CGTCTGGACCGGACGGCCTcaccctccaccagcagcatcgACTCGGCAAGCGAGCTCAGAGATCGGGGGGAGAGGGCCGACAGGGGGGCCCGGGGAGGCGGGGAAAGCCTGCTCCAAAGGGTGCAGAGCCTCCCAGGCAATGAACTGTGCTGCGACTGTGGacagagcgccccctgctgggcctccATCAACCTGGGAATCCTGCTGTGCATAGAGTGCTCCGGGATCCACAG GAGTTTAGGTGTCCATTGCTCTAAAGTCCGCTCACTAACGTTGGACTCGTGGGAGCCAGAATTACTTAAG CTGATGTGTGAACTGGGCAACACTGTGATCAATCAGATTTATGAGGGAGCCTGTGAAGAGCTGGGAGCCAAAAAACCCGGACCGTCCAGTTCAAG ACAGGAGAAAGAAGCCTGGATCAAATCCAAATACGTGGAGAAACGTTTCCTAAAGAAGATAAGTGGCAGCGAAGCACTGGTGGAGGGCGAGAGGAAATCCCGGCCGTGGACAGTGAAGAAGTGCCACCGACACAGCAGCTCTGTACGGGCTCCACACAAAGCCCGCCGGAAATACCATCGCTACGAACCGGGCACAGCTTCACCCGCCAacctgtctgcag cagctgcagccaagtTTCGCCGGGACTCTCTCTTCtgtccagatgagctggattCACTGTTTTCCTACTTTGATACGGGTTCTGGTCCTCGCA GCCCCGCAGGTCTCAGCAGCGACAGCGGCCTGGGAGGAAGCACTGACGGCAGCACAGACATCCTGGTGTTTGGCTCAGTGGTGGACAGCGTCACAGAGGAAG AGGAGGAGTCAGAGGAGTCGTCCAGCGGTGAGGTAGAAATCGAACAAGAGGTGCCCTCTGACCCTGAAGACCCGAGGGAACTGCACCCCGGGGCACTGCTCCACCGGGCCTCACGTCTCCACAACCTACCGCTCATGGCAGAGGCGCTGGCTCATGGTGCAGATATACATGCTGcgagtgaggaggaagagggaaagacTCCGCTGATTCAGGCTGTGATGGGG gGCTCTTTAATAGCCTGTGAGTTCCTGCTACAGAACGGAGCCGACGTGAACCAGAGGGACATGAGAGGCAGAGGACCCCTGCATCACGCCACCGATCTGGGACACACTGG TCAGGTGTGTCTGTTCCTGAAGAGAGGAGCATCGCAGACTGAGGTGGACGAGCAGGGTCACGACCCCCTGAGCATCGCAGTCCAAGCTGCCAACGCAGACATCGTCACCCT acTGCGCCTGGCACGGATGAACGAGGAGATGCGGGAGGCAGAAGCTCCGCTGGGGCAACCAG GTGACATCTCCCGTGTTGATGTCTTTCGCGAGTTTTCTCTCCTCGCGTCTCTCCAGCCCGAGAAGCTGAGAAGAAGGAGTGTCCAGTTCAGCCAGTGCAGGAGCCCATCGCTGACCAACGCATCTTCAGAgggttcttcagctcctctggaATTTGAATAG
- the acap3b gene encoding arf-GAP with coiled-coil, ANK repeat and PH domain-containing protein 3b isoform X3 produces the protein MTVDFEECIKDSPRFRAGIDDVETDVVEIEAKLDKLVKLCSGMIEAGRAYVSANKLFVNGIKDLSQQCKKEETISECLEKCGESLQEIVNYHMILFDQAQRSIKQQLHTFIKEDIRKFKDTKKQFDRVREEMELAQVKNAQAPRNKVHEAEEATQALILSRKAFRHLALDYVLQINVLQAKKKFEILDAMLSFMRAQYTLFQQGYNILDEIDPYMKKLAAQLDQLVIDSAVEKREMEHKHALIQQRTLMQDFSYDDPKLEFNVDAPNGVVMEGYLFKRASNAFKTWNRRWFSIQNSQLVYQKKLKDSLTVVVEDLRLCSVKPCEDNERRFCFEVVSPTKSCMLQAESEKLRQAWIQAVQASIASAYKDITDNYYIERLDRTASPSTSSIDSASELRDRGERADRGARGGGESLLQRVQSLPGNELCCDCGQSAPCWASINLGILLCIECSGIHRSLGVHCSKVRSLTLDSWEPELLKLMCELGNTVINQIYEGACEELGAKKPGPSSSRQEKEAWIKSKYVEKRFLKKISGSEALVEGERKSRPWTVKKCHRHSSSVRAPHKARRKYHRYEPGTASPANLSAAAAAKFRRDSLFCPDELDSLFSYFDTGSGPRSPAGLSSDSGLGGSTDGSTDILVFGSVVDSVTEEEEESEESSSGEVEIEQEVPSDPEDPRELHPGALLHRASRLHNLPLMAEALAHGADIHAASEEEEGKTPLIQAVMGGSLIACEFLLQNGADVNQRDMRGRGPLHHATDLGHTGQVCLFLKRGASQTEVDEQGHDPLSIAVQAANADIVTLLRLARMNEEMREAEAPLGQPGFATGSRRVKAKDVRERVTSPVLMSFASFLSSRLSSPRS, from the exons GGCTGGCATCGACGATGTGGAGACAGATGTGGTGGAGATTGAAGCAAAACTCGACAAG CTGGTGAAGCTCTGCAGTGGGATGATAGAAGCCGGCCGGGCCTACGTCAGCGCCAACAAGCTCTTCGTCAACGGCATCAAGGATCTGTCGCAGCAGTGCAAGAAAGAGGAGACGATATCG gaatgCCTCGAGAAGTGCGGAGAGAGCCTCCAGGAAATCGTCAACTACCACATG ATTTTGTTTGACCAGGCTCAGAGGTCTATCAAGCAGCAGCTTCATACTTTCATTAAAGA GGATATTCGCAAATTCAAGGACACTAAGAAGCAGTTTGACCGCGTGCGTGAAGAAATGGAGCTGGCTCAGGTGAAGAATGCCCAGGCACCGAGAAACAAGGTGCACGAGGCAGAAGAGGCCACGCAGGCCCTGATCCTGAGCCGCAAAGCCTTCAGACACCTGGCGCTGGACTATGTtctacag ATCAATGTTCTTCAGGCGAAGAAGAAGTTTGAGATCCTGGATGCG ATGCTGTCCTTCATGCGCGCCCAGTACACGCTGTTCCAGCAAGGATACAACATCCTGGATGAGATCGACCCCTACATGAAAAAACTGGCTGCGCAG CTGGACCAGCTGGTCATCGACTCGGCCgtggagaagagagagatggagcacAAGCACGCCCTGATTCAGCAACGG ACTCTGATGCAG GATTTTTCTTATGACGATCCCAAGTTGGAATTCAATGTAGATGCACCCAACGGCGTGGTGATGGAGGGGTACCTCTTCAAGAGGGCGAGCAACGCTTTCAAGACCTGGAACAG GCGATGGTTTTCAATACAGAACAGCCAGCTGGTCTACCAAAAGAAGCTCAAG GATTCCCTGACCGTGGTGGTGGAGGATCTGAGGTTGTGTTCTGTCAAACCCTGTGAGGACAACGAGAGGAGGTTCTGTTTCGAGGTGGTTTCCCCCACAAA gagcTGCATGCTGCAGGCCGAGTCTGAGAAGCTGCGACAGGCGTGGATACAGGCGGTCCAGGCCAGCATCGCCTCTGCTTACAAAGACATCACTGACAACTATTACATCGAG CGTCTGGACCGGACGGCCTcaccctccaccagcagcatcgACTCGGCAAGCGAGCTCAGAGATCGGGGGGAGAGGGCCGACAGGGGGGCCCGGGGAGGCGGGGAAAGCCTGCTCCAAAGGGTGCAGAGCCTCCCAGGCAATGAACTGTGCTGCGACTGTGGacagagcgccccctgctgggcctccATCAACCTGGGAATCCTGCTGTGCATAGAGTGCTCCGGGATCCACAG GAGTTTAGGTGTCCATTGCTCTAAAGTCCGCTCACTAACGTTGGACTCGTGGGAGCCAGAATTACTTAAG CTGATGTGTGAACTGGGCAACACTGTGATCAATCAGATTTATGAGGGAGCCTGTGAAGAGCTGGGAGCCAAAAAACCCGGACCGTCCAGTTCAAG ACAGGAGAAAGAAGCCTGGATCAAATCCAAATACGTGGAGAAACGTTTCCTAAAGAAGATAAGTGGCAGCGAAGCACTGGTGGAGGGCGAGAGGAAATCCCGGCCGTGGACAGTGAAGAAGTGCCACCGACACAGCAGCTCTGTACGGGCTCCACACAAAGCCCGCCGGAAATACCATCGCTACGAACCGGGCACAGCTTCACCCGCCAacctgtctgcag cagctgcagccaagtTTCGCCGGGACTCTCTCTTCtgtccagatgagctggattCACTGTTTTCCTACTTTGATACGGGTTCTGGTCCTCGCA GCCCCGCAGGTCTCAGCAGCGACAGCGGCCTGGGAGGAAGCACTGACGGCAGCACAGACATCCTGGTGTTTGGCTCAGTGGTGGACAGCGTCACAGAGGAAG AGGAGGAGTCAGAGGAGTCGTCCAGCGGTGAGGTAGAAATCGAACAAGAGGTGCCCTCTGACCCTGAAGACCCGAGGGAACTGCACCCCGGGGCACTGCTCCACCGGGCCTCACGTCTCCACAACCTACCGCTCATGGCAGAGGCGCTGGCTCATGGTGCAGATATACATGCTGcgagtgaggaggaagagggaaagacTCCGCTGATTCAGGCTGTGATGGGG gGCTCTTTAATAGCCTGTGAGTTCCTGCTACAGAACGGAGCCGACGTGAACCAGAGGGACATGAGAGGCAGAGGACCCCTGCATCACGCCACCGATCTGGGACACACTGG TCAGGTGTGTCTGTTCCTGAAGAGAGGAGCATCGCAGACTGAGGTGGACGAGCAGGGTCACGACCCCCTGAGCATCGCAGTCCAAGCTGCCAACGCAGACATCGTCACCCT acTGCGCCTGGCACGGATGAACGAGGAGATGCGGGAGGCAGAAGCTCCGCTGGGGCAACCAG GGTttgcaacaggcagcaggagagTTAAAGCCAAGGATGTTCGGGAGAGA GTGACATCTCCCGTGTTGATGTCTTTCGCGAGTTTTCTCTCCTCGCGTCTCTCCAGCCCGAGAAGCTGA
- the acap3b gene encoding arf-GAP with coiled-coil, ANK repeat and PH domain-containing protein 3b isoform X2, with amino-acid sequence MTVDFEECIKDSPRFRAGIDDVETDVVEIEAKLDKLVKLCSGMIEAGRAYVSANKLFVNGIKDLSQQCKKEETISECLEKCGESLQEIVNYHMILFDQAQRSIKQQLHTFIKEDIRKFKDTKKQFDRVREEMELAQVKNAQAPRNKVHEAEEATQALILSRKAFRHLALDYVLQINVLQAKKKFEILDAMLSFMRAQYTLFQQGYNILDEIDPYMKKLAAQLDQLVIDSAVEKREMEHKHALIQQRTLMQDFSYDDPKLEFNVDAPNGVVMEGYLFKRASNAFKTWNRRWFSIQNSQLVYQKKLKDSLTVVVEDLRLCSVKPCEDNERRFCFEVVSPTKSCMLQAESEKLRQAWIQAVQASIASAYKDITDNYYIERLDRTASPSTSSIDSASELRDRGERADRGARGGGESLLQRVQSLPGNELCCDCGQSAPCWASINLGILLCIECSGIHRSLGVHCSKVRSLTLDSWEPELLKLMCELGNTVINQIYEGACEELGAKKPGPSSSRQEKEAWIKSKYVEKRFLKKISGSEALVEGERKSRPWTVKKCHRHSSSVRAPHKARRKYHRYEPGTASPANLSAAAAAKFRRDSLFCPDELDSLFSYFDTGSGPRSLSSDSGLGGSTDGSTDILVFGSVVDSVTEEEEESEESSSGEVEIEQEVPSDPEDPRELHPGALLHRASRLHNLPLMAEALAHGADIHAASEEEEGKTPLIQAVMGGSLIACEFLLQNGADVNQRDMRGRGPLHHATDLGHTGQVCLFLKRGASQTEVDEQGHDPLSIAVQAANADIVTLLRLARMNEEMREAEAPLGQPGDISRVDVFREFSLLASLQPEKLRRRSVQFSQCRSPSLTNASSEGSSAPLEFE; translated from the exons GGCTGGCATCGACGATGTGGAGACAGATGTGGTGGAGATTGAAGCAAAACTCGACAAG CTGGTGAAGCTCTGCAGTGGGATGATAGAAGCCGGCCGGGCCTACGTCAGCGCCAACAAGCTCTTCGTCAACGGCATCAAGGATCTGTCGCAGCAGTGCAAGAAAGAGGAGACGATATCG gaatgCCTCGAGAAGTGCGGAGAGAGCCTCCAGGAAATCGTCAACTACCACATG ATTTTGTTTGACCAGGCTCAGAGGTCTATCAAGCAGCAGCTTCATACTTTCATTAAAGA GGATATTCGCAAATTCAAGGACACTAAGAAGCAGTTTGACCGCGTGCGTGAAGAAATGGAGCTGGCTCAGGTGAAGAATGCCCAGGCACCGAGAAACAAGGTGCACGAGGCAGAAGAGGCCACGCAGGCCCTGATCCTGAGCCGCAAAGCCTTCAGACACCTGGCGCTGGACTATGTtctacag ATCAATGTTCTTCAGGCGAAGAAGAAGTTTGAGATCCTGGATGCG ATGCTGTCCTTCATGCGCGCCCAGTACACGCTGTTCCAGCAAGGATACAACATCCTGGATGAGATCGACCCCTACATGAAAAAACTGGCTGCGCAG CTGGACCAGCTGGTCATCGACTCGGCCgtggagaagagagagatggagcacAAGCACGCCCTGATTCAGCAACGG ACTCTGATGCAG GATTTTTCTTATGACGATCCCAAGTTGGAATTCAATGTAGATGCACCCAACGGCGTGGTGATGGAGGGGTACCTCTTCAAGAGGGCGAGCAACGCTTTCAAGACCTGGAACAG GCGATGGTTTTCAATACAGAACAGCCAGCTGGTCTACCAAAAGAAGCTCAAG GATTCCCTGACCGTGGTGGTGGAGGATCTGAGGTTGTGTTCTGTCAAACCCTGTGAGGACAACGAGAGGAGGTTCTGTTTCGAGGTGGTTTCCCCCACAAA gagcTGCATGCTGCAGGCCGAGTCTGAGAAGCTGCGACAGGCGTGGATACAGGCGGTCCAGGCCAGCATCGCCTCTGCTTACAAAGACATCACTGACAACTATTACATCGAG CGTCTGGACCGGACGGCCTcaccctccaccagcagcatcgACTCGGCAAGCGAGCTCAGAGATCGGGGGGAGAGGGCCGACAGGGGGGCCCGGGGAGGCGGGGAAAGCCTGCTCCAAAGGGTGCAGAGCCTCCCAGGCAATGAACTGTGCTGCGACTGTGGacagagcgccccctgctgggcctccATCAACCTGGGAATCCTGCTGTGCATAGAGTGCTCCGGGATCCACAG GAGTTTAGGTGTCCATTGCTCTAAAGTCCGCTCACTAACGTTGGACTCGTGGGAGCCAGAATTACTTAAG CTGATGTGTGAACTGGGCAACACTGTGATCAATCAGATTTATGAGGGAGCCTGTGAAGAGCTGGGAGCCAAAAAACCCGGACCGTCCAGTTCAAG ACAGGAGAAAGAAGCCTGGATCAAATCCAAATACGTGGAGAAACGTTTCCTAAAGAAGATAAGTGGCAGCGAAGCACTGGTGGAGGGCGAGAGGAAATCCCGGCCGTGGACAGTGAAGAAGTGCCACCGACACAGCAGCTCTGTACGGGCTCCACACAAAGCCCGCCGGAAATACCATCGCTACGAACCGGGCACAGCTTCACCCGCCAacctgtctgcag cagctgcagccaagtTTCGCCGGGACTCTCTCTTCtgtccagatgagctggattCACTGTTTTCCTACTTTGATACGGGTTCTGGTCCTCGCA GTCTCAGCAGCGACAGCGGCCTGGGAGGAAGCACTGACGGCAGCACAGACATCCTGGTGTTTGGCTCAGTGGTGGACAGCGTCACAGAGGAAG AGGAGGAGTCAGAGGAGTCGTCCAGCGGTGAGGTAGAAATCGAACAAGAGGTGCCCTCTGACCCTGAAGACCCGAGGGAACTGCACCCCGGGGCACTGCTCCACCGGGCCTCACGTCTCCACAACCTACCGCTCATGGCAGAGGCGCTGGCTCATGGTGCAGATATACATGCTGcgagtgaggaggaagagggaaagacTCCGCTGATTCAGGCTGTGATGGGG gGCTCTTTAATAGCCTGTGAGTTCCTGCTACAGAACGGAGCCGACGTGAACCAGAGGGACATGAGAGGCAGAGGACCCCTGCATCACGCCACCGATCTGGGACACACTGG TCAGGTGTGTCTGTTCCTGAAGAGAGGAGCATCGCAGACTGAGGTGGACGAGCAGGGTCACGACCCCCTGAGCATCGCAGTCCAAGCTGCCAACGCAGACATCGTCACCCT acTGCGCCTGGCACGGATGAACGAGGAGATGCGGGAGGCAGAAGCTCCGCTGGGGCAACCAG GTGACATCTCCCGTGTTGATGTCTTTCGCGAGTTTTCTCTCCTCGCGTCTCTCCAGCCCGAGAAGCTGAGAAGAAGGAGTGTCCAGTTCAGCCAGTGCAGGAGCCCATCGCTGACCAACGCATCTTCAGAgggttcttcagctcctctggaATTTGAATAG
- the ube2j2 gene encoding ubiquitin-conjugating enzyme E2 J2: MNNNGNKRATTTATQRLKQDYLRIKKDPVPYICAEPLPSNILEWHYVVRGPEKTPYEGGYYHGKLIFPREFPFKPPSIYMITPNGRFKCNTRLCLSITDFHPDTWNPAWSVSTILTGLLSFMVEKGPTLGSIETSDYTKRQLSAQSLAFNLKDKVFCELFPDVVDEMKQKQKAQEELRARTQPLPLPDVVPDGDPQQAHYGLPAINGAPVLLPGANHAPGLEQANRNHGLLGGALANLFVIVGFAAFAYTVKYVLRSIAQE; this comes from the exons ATGAACAACAACGGGAATAAGAGAGCTACAACCACTGCCACTCAGAGACTTAAGCAAGATTACCTCAGGATAAAGAAAGACCCTGTGCCTTACATCTGTGCTGAACCTCTCCCCTCCAACATCCTAGAATG GCACTATGTGGTCAGAGGTCCTGAGAAAACTCCATATGAAG GAGGATATTATCATGGGAAACTCATATTTCCCCGAGAATTCCCTTTTAAACCCCCGAGCATCTACATGATAACACCGAATGGAAGATTCAAGTGTAACACCAG GTTGTGTTTGTCCATCACAGACTTCCATCCAGACACATGGAACCCCGCCTGGTCCGTGTCCACCATCCTCACAGGTTTGCTCAGCTTCATGGTGGAGAAAGGCCCCACCCTCGGCAGCATCGAGACCTCCGACTACACC aaaAGACAGCTGTCGGCACAAAGCCTTGCCTTTAACCTCAAGGATAAGGTCTTCTGTGAGCTGTTTCCTGACGTGGTAGAT gagatgaagcagaaacagaaggCCCAGGAGGAGTTACGAGCCCGCACCcagcccctccctctgcccgATGTGGTGCCCGATGGCGACCCCCAGCAAGCCCATTACGGCCTCCCTGCCATCAACGGAGCCCCCGTCCTGCTGCCGGGGGCCAACCACGCCCCGGGCCTGGAGCAGGCCAATCGCAACCATGGACTTCTGGGCGGGGCTTTAGCCAACCTGTTTGTGATTGTAGGCTTTGCTGCGTTTGCCTACACTGTCAAATACGTGCTGAGGAGCATAGCCCAGGAGTGA